The genomic DNA AGTTTCGTTGCTTACCACAAGGTTCCTGCCCATATTTTTTGCCTGATACAGCCTTTCGTCAGCCAGATTAACCAGCTTCTCGCTGCATCTGGTTTCTGAAATGCATGCAACGCCGAAGCTGCCTGTAATGCGGGCGCTGATCCCTTTGAAAACTGTTGATTCAATGGTTTTACGCAGCTTTTCAGCCAGAGTGTATGCTCCGCCGCAGTCGGTTTCCGGGAGGAGGATGATAAACTCCTCACCGCCGTAGCGGGCAACGCTGTCCGAATCTCTCGTGAGTGAGCGGGCAATAGAGGCTATCTCTCTGATCACTTCATCACCAAGTATGTGCCCGAACCTGTCGTTGATTCTTTTGAAATGGTCAATATCGAACAGTATCACTGAATACGGTTCTTTTGTGCGGCGGAATCTGCTGTCTTCCTTGCTGAGTGTTTCATAAAAGTAGCGTCTGTTGTATATACCGGTGAGTCCGTCCGTAATGGCCTGAAGCTGGAGAAGTTTGTTTGTCTTTTCCATGTCGTCCAGCAGAATTTTATTGAGAAGATGTGCCCTCAGACGCAGATAGAACTCCTCCACATCAAAAGGCTTATGAAAAAAGTCATTAACTCCCGTATAAAACAGGCTGTTGCGGACTTCCCTGTCATCAGAGACGGTCATGGCTATAATGGGGATATTCTTGAAGTTATAGTCTTTTTTAAGAAAGTTGACAAACTCGCCGCTGGTTTTACCCGAACCGAAGAAGTAATCGATCAGAACAATATCCGGCACATAACTCCCGCTTTTCAGCAGATCCATTGCGCTGTCAATATTTTCCATACATATGGGACTCACGCCGGATTTTTTCAGAAGACCGCTGATAAAGTTCCGCTGGAGCTTGCTGTCCTCAACGAGAAGAGCTTTCATTCCGCCGAAACAGCAGGTTCCCACGAAGTCTTTGACATTCTGCAGAAAGACACCTAGACCTTCCCTTACAGAGTTTTTCAGAAAATAGCCGAACGCTCCGTTCTGAAAACACTGTATGCGCACCGAATCATCAATAAGGGAGGTAATGATGATCACAGTTGTCTGTTCAAATCTCTGTTCATACTTCATTTCCCTGCACAGATCCAACCCTTTACCGTCCGGCAAAACCATGTCCAGCGTAACTACATCGTAATCATTTTCTGCCAGTTTTTTTCTTGCCTCAGCGAGATCAGCCGCTTCATCAACTTTGTAGCTGAATTTTTCCAGCTCGGTTCTGATGCTTTTGCGGATGAGCCTGCTGTCATCAACAACTAATGCTTTTTCCATACCAAACCTATATCGATTCAACCAGTGAATAATAATTATATAATAATTACCGGAACGAATAATACCACCTGATTTAAATATTTCACAGTGAAAAAATGCAGATTTATTCAGAAGAGCGGTTAGTGAGGTTTAACTGATTCGGAATGAACAGATAAAAAAATTAACTATTTTGCTTTCGGATGGGTTTGATCGTACACTCTCAGGAGATCACTGAGGTTCAGGTGAGTATATTTCTGCGTTGTGGAGAGGGATTCATGCCCCAGAAGCTCCTGAATGGTGCGGAGATCAGCCCCGCCCTCAAGAAGATGTGTGGCGAAGGAATGCCTGAACGAGTGCGGAGAGAAATCCGGCGGAAGCCCCGCCTCTTTCAGATACTTCTCCACAATGCGCCCGACAGAGCGTTCGGTCAGTCTTGTGCCGTATTTGTTGAGGAACACAGCATCATCCTTCGGGTAATGCCCCTCAGCAGGCACATCGGCACGCACACGCATATATTCCGCTATAAGTTCCCCCAGTATATCACCAAGGGGGATTATGCGCTCCTTCTTCCCCTTTCCGCGAACGCGCATGCGCATGCCGCGGAGGTCAACATCGGAAATATTCAGCCCTGTGAGCTCAGAAACACGCACACCCGTTCCGTACATAAGCTCCAGTATAAGCGCATCACGCATTCCGGCGGCTTCTGTTTTGTCAGGAAGTTCAAGGAGGTTCAGGAGGTCGTCTATATTAAAGACATTAAAGGCTTTTTTCTCTTTTTTCGGAAATTTAAGCATACGGGCGTGGTTGTCATCGGTGATCCCTTTTTTATGCAGAAATTTAAAGAATGATTTCAGGCAGGCTATCTTTCGTTCCGCTGTGGATTTTGAAATGTCCCTGTCAAAAAGTGAGGCGGCAAACCCACGCAGAATAAAGAAATCCACAGATTTCACATCGTTTATTTTTTCAGTTTCCAGATATTCAGCAAGTTCGGTCAGATCACCGGAATACGCCTTTATTGTATGCTCTGAGGCGTTTTTTTCGTTTTTCAGGTACAAAATGAAATCGGCGATCGCACGGTCTTTATTCATAATCTTAATCCAAACATCCTGTCGGATTAAGATACACGCTCGCGCCGTGAAAAACACGTCTTCTCTGCGCACGGCGCAGTCCCGTCCGTGGGACTGTATTCATAACCTTAATCCGCTTTTATACTGAGTGATCCTTCACTGATTCAGGATCACGCTATCCTGCTTCTATATTTCAGTTTTATCCAGAAAAGCCTTCAAAGCGCTGACAGCCTTTTCCGCCATCATGCTTTTTTTCAGTTTTTTGTCCTTTATCCGCTCTTCCGGAGCGGGCAGCATACCGAAGTGAAAATTGCTCGGCACGTATTTTTTCCGTGTCGCCTCGTATTTATCGGTAACAAACAGACCCAGCGAGCCGAGGGCGGTTTCCCTCGGAAATGCTCTGCTTTCGCCTCCGGTGAGCCTCAGTGCGAGGTCATGCCCGGCGATGAGTCCGGATGCTATGGATTCCAGATAGCCTTCCACGCCTGTTATCTGTCCTGCGAAGTATAATCCGTCCTCATACCTGAATCTGTCGTCCAGTTTAGAGGGGGAATTGATATATGTGTTGCGGTGAACAGAACCGTAACGGAGAAATTCTGCGTTTTCAAGCCCCGGAATCATCCGGAACACCCTTTTCTGCTCGCCGGTCTTCATCTTGGTCTGACAGCCCACAAGATTGTAAGCCGTGCCCTCCTCATTCTCCTTACGGAGCTGAAGAACGGCGTAGTACCTCTTATCTGTTTCAGGATGCTCAAGCCCGACAGGTTTCAAAGGGCCGAATGCAAGGGTTTTGCGGCCTCTGGCAGCCATTTCCTCAATGGGCATGCACCCTTCAAACATGTTCATTTTCTCGAAGTCCTCAAAGGCAACCTTTTCAGAATCCATGAGCGCATCATAAAAGGCATCGTACTCACCCTTTGTCATAGGACAGTTGAGATAATCAGGGTCACCTTTGCCGTAGCGGCTTTTGAAATAGCACTTGGTCATATCCACTGAGTCGAAATCTATAATGGGCGATATGGCATCAAAGAAATACAGTCCGCCGCCCATCAGGTTCTTTATTTTATCAGCCAGAATATCCGATGTCAGAGGACCGCTTGCGATAATCAGCGGTCTGTCAGCGGGAATCTCCCTGACCTCACCGCGCATTATGCGCACGTTCTCCATTGCGGAAAGCGTTTCGGTGACTCTGGCGGAGAACATCTCCCTGTCCACGGCAAGTGAGCCGCCCGCAGGAACCCTGCACTCTTTCGCAATGCGGATAAGGAGACTGTCCATAAGCTCCAGTTCCGCCTTGAGGAGACCCGAACCCGTATCTGTCGCCTCCGCCTTGAGGGAGTTGGAGCATACAAGCTCTGCAAAACCGCCGCCGGAGTGGGCGGGGGTCATTACGTCAGGGCGCATCTCATAAATAATCACAGGGATATTGCGTTTGGCAAGCTGATAAGCGGCCTCGCTCCCTGCGAGACCGCCGCCTATTATATGAACGGGATTCATTAAAAGACTATTCCTTAACGGTTATTGTACCGTCTTCCAGAGTCTGAATCGGTTTGGCGTTTTTGCATTTGGGATATGCTGTGCAGGCGAAGAAGCGGCCTCTGGGCCCTTTCTTGAGCGCCATCGGGCTGCCGCATTTCTCGCATTTGACATTTTCGTCAACCTTGAGAATCTCAGGGGAAATATTCCCCTTGGCATCCGTGGTAATATTAGCGGTAAAGCTGCATTCCGGGTAGCCTGAGCAGGCTATGAAGTTGCCCCTTCTGCCTTTCTTAACGGCAAGCTTGCCGCCGCATTTCGGGCAGGGGGTGCTGATCTCCGCCGTCATCTCCTCCACAAGCTTCACCTTGCCTTCCTCATCACGCACATACTGCTTGATGTTCTTGCATTCCGGATAGCCGGAGCAGGCAAGCATTTCACCGAAGCGGGACTTTTTGATAACCATCTCTTTCCCGCATTTGTCGCACTCTATGCCTGTGGATTCGTTTTTGGGCTTCTCTATAAGCTTTATACTTCCGTCCTCCTGCCTTTCGTAATCGGAGGAGAAATCACACTCAGGATATTTTGAGCAGGCTGCGAATGAGCCGTTTTTTCCGTATTTTATAACCAGTCCGCCGCCGCATTTCGGGCATTCGGAATCAAGGGTCAAATTAACGCTGAACTGCTTTTCCGCAACATCAAGAACAGGCTTGAAGCTTCTGAAAAATTCATCCAGAACCTCATCCCACTTAACTGCGCCTTCTGCAACCTTATCCAGATCGGTTTCAAGACCTGCGGTGAATTTTATTTCAAAGATGCTGGGAAAATTGCTGACAAGAAGCCTGTTCACAATGCGGCCAAGCTCTGTGGGGCGGAGTTTTTTCTCCGCTGTTTCAACATATTCCCTTTCCTGTATGGTTGAGATGATGGAAGCGTATGTACTTGGGCGGCCGATTCCTTCCTGTTCAAGGGTTTTGATTATGCTCGCCTCAGTGTACCTTGCGGGGGGCTGAGTAAAGTTCTGTTTGGGGTCAAAGCTTTCCGCTTTTGCGGGAGTGTTCTCTTTTATATCGAAGAGGATAGCCTCGGCATCCTTCTGCGCCTCTTCGTCCCCTTCTATGTAAAGCTTTCTGAAACCGGGAAATTTAAGGATTTTGCCCTGAGTTTTGAACTCATAGGCTCCGCCTGTGATTGTTATCGTGCTCTGGTCATATTCGGCATCGGCCATCTGGCTCGCCACAAAACGTTCCCAGATCAGCTTGTACAGCTTATACTGCTCTGCTGTAAGAAACTTTTCCACTGATTCAGGAGTACGCTCAACAGATGTGGGGCGTATGGCCTCGTGAGCGTCCTGAGTTTTCACTTTTGTTTCTTTTGCCTTTCTTACGCCTTTTGTGAGGAAGTCTGAGCCGAATTCCTTTTTGATGTAGTCCGCCGCTTCCTTAGCTGCCTCATCGGATATTCTCACCGAGTCGGTACGCATATAGGTGATAAGACCCGCAGGTCCCTGAGCGCCGAGATCCATACCCTCATAAAGCTTCTGTGCATTGACCATTGTCCGCTTTGCGGAGTAACCCAGCTTGCGGCTGGCCTCCTGCTGAAGCATTGAGGTGGAGAAAGGCAGGGGCGCCTTCTGCATTACGGTTTTTCTCGCGACATCAGTCACGGAGAATGAGGCTTTCCTGAGGTCGGAGAGAACCTTGTCCGCCTCTTCCTTCTTACCGACTTTTATCTTTTTGCCGTCCTTTTTTTCAAGTCTGGCTTTGAGTTTTCTGTTTTCGTCATTATCCAGAAGGAACATGCCGTCTATTGTCCAGTATTCCTCCGGCTTAAACTTCTCTATCTCCTCCTCGCGCTCACAGATGAGGCGGAGAGCCACGGACTGCACCCTTCCGGCGGATAAGCCGAACTTAAGCGGCTTCCACAGAAGCGGGCTGACCAGATAGCCCACAAGCCTGTCCAGCACGCGGCGGGACTGCTGAGCCATTGCCATGTCCATGTTTATATCAACAGGGTTCTCTATCCCCTCGTGAATACCTTTCTTGGTAATCTCGTTGAAATAGACCCTTTTCACTTTTTCCATGTTCTTTTTGCCGAGTTCGCCGGCTATATGCCATGCGATGGCCTCCCCTTCACGGTCGGGGTCGGGAGCGAGGAAGATTTTTTCCGCAGTCTGAGCCTCTTTTTTGAGGTCATCCAGCACCTTTTTCTTTCCTCTGATTGTGATGTACTCAGGCTGAAAGCCGTTTTCTATATCGACCCCCAGCTTGTTTGAGGGAAGATCTTTAACATGTCCCACACTTGCAAGAACTTTATAACTTCTGCCCAGATATTTTTCTATGGTTTTGGCTTTCGCCGGAGACTCAACAATAACAAGGTTTTTAGCCATACACCCGCACCTGCTTAGTGATCGTATTCCTCGTAATCCCCTGCGCTTTCAGCAAAAAGGGACTTTTTCTCCATGAGGTTAAAGAGAACATGGTTTTTCACCTGCTCAACCCCTATGCGGTAGTTATCCGTATCAAGGAGCGACTCTATAACAGTTTCCAGCGACACCATGTCCATAACCCCTGTGATGTTGAGCTTCTGGAGATAGTTCATCGCCTCGTCGGTGAAAATATTTTTCTCTTTTCTGGAGAAGTATCTGTAGCCCGCAAAAGGGGCAAAGCTGTTCATGTCAAGAACGGCAAGCACCTGTCTTATCTCGTTGTCCTCAAACCCTGTGGACTGGAGATAGTCGGCAAGGTCCTTTTCGCTGACCTTGTCAGAGGAGTCGATGTAATCGATTACCAGGTTAAGTGCAATCACAAACTTTTCCACCTGCGCCTCCGTTTATTCTGTATTTGCCGTCAATGTCGCAAATTATAACGCCTTCAAGCTCAAGCTCGCTGAGGATTACCATCATATCACCGACTTTCATTGCTGCCGTGATGCAAAGTTCGTCTCTGTTCAGGGGGCCTTTTGCAAGGAGGTTATAGATTTTGTGCTTTTCAGGACTGTCAAAGACTATATTACTCTCTTCTTGTTTGTCAATGAATTTTCCCCTCGGCAGAAGGCGGCTGAACTCCTCCACAACGTCGTAGTAGCTCTCTATGAGCCGTGCCCCGTTCCTGATCAGGTCGTTGGTCGCCCGGTTTCTGCTGTCCGGCGAGGCGGGTACTGCGAACACCTCCCTGCCCTGCTCATTTGCGTATCTGGCGGTGATGAGTGAGCCGCTTTTTGTGGAGGCCTCCACAACGACAACACCGTGGGAAACTCCGCTTATTATTCTGTTTCGTATGGGAAAATTGCGTGCGTGAGGCGGCTCGTCCAGGGGAAATTCGCTTAAAAAACAGCCGGATTCACAGACCTTGTCCGCGTACCTGACATTGGCTTCCGGGTAAAGGCTCATCAGCCCGTTGCCGAGAACCGCTGTTGTATACCCCTTCTTAAGTGCTCCCCTGTGGGCGTGAATGTCTATTCCGGCGGCAAAGCCGCTTACCACATTGAACCCGACCTCAGCCAGATCCTCTGACAGTTTTTCGGTGTAGGCCATTGATGTACGGGAGGCATTTCTGGAACCCACAACAGCTATGCAGGGCATGCGCAGGGGCTCAAGCCTCCCCCTGCTGAAAAGCACGGCGGGCGGGGAATGAATCTCCCTGAGCATGGGCGGATAGCCGCCCTCCTCTATTGTTGTTATGTCTATATTATGTTTCCGTGCGAGGTTTATCTGGTCTTCTACAAATTTCCTGTCCACATTGCGGCTTATCACTGCCTGCGCCTGACGCTGATTGAATCCGGCCTCGGCAAGCTCCGTCACTCCGAGGTCAAACACGCCGTCCAGTGTGCCCAGCCTCCCCAGAACTTTTGAAACTGTCTCATCGCTTATCCCT from Geovibrio ferrireducens includes the following:
- a CDS encoding GGDEF domain-containing response regulator, whose product is MEKALVVDDSRLIRKSIRTELEKFSYKVDEAADLAEARKKLAENDYDVVTLDMVLPDGKGLDLCREMKYEQRFEQTTVIIITSLIDDSVRIQCFQNGAFGYFLKNSVREGLGVFLQNVKDFVGTCCFGGMKALLVEDSKLQRNFISGLLKKSGVSPICMENIDSAMDLLKSGSYVPDIVLIDYFFGSGKTSGEFVNFLKKDYNFKNIPIIAMTVSDDREVRNSLFYTGVNDFFHKPFDVEEFYLRLRAHLLNKILLDDMEKTNKLLQLQAITDGLTGIYNRRYFYETLSKEDSRFRRTKEPYSVILFDIDHFKRINDRFGHILGDEVIREIASIARSLTRDSDSVARYGGEEFIILLPETDCGGAYTLAEKLRKTIESTVFKGISARITGSFGVACISETRCSEKLVNLADERLYQAKNMGRNLVVSNETVVK
- the xerA gene encoding site-specific tyrosine recombinase/integron integrase, with product MNKDRAIADFILYLKNEKNASEHTIKAYSGDLTELAEYLETEKINDVKSVDFFILRGFAASLFDRDISKSTAERKIACLKSFFKFLHKKGITDDNHARMLKFPKKEKKAFNVFNIDDLLNLLELPDKTEAAGMRDALILELMYGTGVRVSELTGLNISDVDLRGMRMRVRGKGKKERIIPLGDILGELIAEYMRVRADVPAEGHYPKDDAVFLNKYGTRLTERSVGRIVEKYLKEAGLPPDFSPHSFRHSFATHLLEGGADLRTIQELLGHESLSTTQKYTHLNLSDLLRVYDQTHPKAK
- the dprA gene encoding DNA-processing protein DprA, translating into MNFRLAYTYLALKSVKGISDETVSKVLGRLGTLDGVFDLGVTELAEAGFNQRQAQAVISRNVDRKFVEDQINLARKHNIDITTIEEGGYPPMLREIHSPPAVLFSRGRLEPLRMPCIAVVGSRNASRTSMAYTEKLSEDLAEVGFNVVSGFAAGIDIHAHRGALKKGYTTAVLGNGLMSLYPEANVRYADKVCESGCFLSEFPLDEPPHARNFPIRNRIISGVSHGVVVVEASTKSGSLITARYANEQGREVFAVPASPDSRNRATNDLIRNGARLIESYYDVVEEFSRLLPRGKFIDKQEESNIVFDSPEKHKIYNLLAKGPLNRDELCITAAMKVGDMMVILSELELEGVIICDIDGKYRINGGAGGKVCDCT
- a CDS encoding DUF494 family protein; translated protein: MEKFVIALNLVIDYIDSSDKVSEKDLADYLQSTGFEDNEIRQVLAVLDMNSFAPFAGYRYFSRKEKNIFTDEAMNYLQKLNITGVMDMVSLETVIESLLDTDNYRIGVEQVKNHVLFNLMEKKSLFAESAGDYEEYDH
- the topA gene encoding type I DNA topoisomerase, with product MAKNLVIVESPAKAKTIEKYLGRSYKVLASVGHVKDLPSNKLGVDIENGFQPEYITIRGKKKVLDDLKKEAQTAEKIFLAPDPDREGEAIAWHIAGELGKKNMEKVKRVYFNEITKKGIHEGIENPVDINMDMAMAQQSRRVLDRLVGYLVSPLLWKPLKFGLSAGRVQSVALRLICEREEEIEKFKPEEYWTIDGMFLLDNDENRKLKARLEKKDGKKIKVGKKEEADKVLSDLRKASFSVTDVARKTVMQKAPLPFSTSMLQQEASRKLGYSAKRTMVNAQKLYEGMDLGAQGPAGLITYMRTDSVRISDEAAKEAADYIKKEFGSDFLTKGVRKAKETKVKTQDAHEAIRPTSVERTPESVEKFLTAEQYKLYKLIWERFVASQMADAEYDQSTITITGGAYEFKTQGKILKFPGFRKLYIEGDEEAQKDAEAILFDIKENTPAKAESFDPKQNFTQPPARYTEASIIKTLEQEGIGRPSTYASIISTIQEREYVETAEKKLRPTELGRIVNRLLVSNFPSIFEIKFTAGLETDLDKVAEGAVKWDEVLDEFFRSFKPVLDVAEKQFSVNLTLDSECPKCGGGLVIKYGKNGSFAACSKYPECDFSSDYERQEDGSIKLIEKPKNESTGIECDKCGKEMVIKKSRFGEMLACSGYPECKNIKQYVRDEEGKVKLVEEMTAEISTPCPKCGGKLAVKKGRRGNFIACSGYPECSFTANITTDAKGNISPEILKVDENVKCEKCGSPMALKKGPRGRFFACTAYPKCKNAKPIQTLEDGTITVKE
- the trmFO gene encoding methylenetetrahydrofolate--tRNA-(uracil(54)-C(5))-methyltransferase (FADH(2)-oxidizing) TrmFO — encoded protein: MNPVHIIGGGLAGSEAAYQLAKRNIPVIIYEMRPDVMTPAHSGGGFAELVCSNSLKAEATDTGSGLLKAELELMDSLLIRIAKECRVPAGGSLAVDREMFSARVTETLSAMENVRIMRGEVREIPADRPLIIASGPLTSDILADKIKNLMGGGLYFFDAISPIIDFDSVDMTKCYFKSRYGKGDPDYLNCPMTKGEYDAFYDALMDSEKVAFEDFEKMNMFEGCMPIEEMAARGRKTLAFGPLKPVGLEHPETDKRYYAVLQLRKENEEGTAYNLVGCQTKMKTGEQKRVFRMIPGLENAEFLRYGSVHRNTYINSPSKLDDRFRYEDGLYFAGQITGVEGYLESIASGLIAGHDLALRLTGGESRAFPRETALGSLGLFVTDKYEATRKKYVPSNFHFGMLPAPEERIKDKKLKKSMMAEKAVSALKAFLDKTEI